In the Magnolia sinica isolate HGM2019 chromosome 15, MsV1, whole genome shotgun sequence genome, one interval contains:
- the LOC131226887 gene encoding vegetative cell wall protein gp1-like — protein sequence MEDKPHGFKSFQAQLKRRYEDGDPDVGLLGESSGKFDYYVLYPKKKPVTTPPPTCKPLLPHPKPPPPASPPCMVSCPKPQSPSPKPSPNHPKPASKPPLMPFYKKALSHLRCSQSVSPKPNPISSSPMVCAYEPTSDPPFPATDDFDHPAERTRYVWRSKDPSGLQTDGTSKRGSAAEAALNWQDENAAQQNRALQKILHNQQQLAAIVQKQSPVIPMLEARIAVVEKELYVIATTVRDSNLLLQKEMERKNLKAQLYSLKNPPHPAFSLFDDNPLLPRQNPLPAQPPPFMPSSVPIVPWASPPPSYSQPLPPPPQPSASQSFSPTPPSQPASHPSLNPIASFLRSRALIPSSDDESSEASSQTESTESTVPDQLMQQPTPQPPQADPHVDEAASDVDEDRPAPPHHAPRVVAPESDHKKLFTLDDLSPHEWQQ from the exons ATGGAAGACAAGCCTCATGGCTTTAAGTCTTTCCAAGCTCAGCTTAAGCGTCGGTATGAGGATGGAGACCCTGATGTTGGTCTTCTTGGAGAATCTTCTGGCAAATTTGATTATTATGTCCTTTACCCAAAGAAAAAGCCTGTTACCACTCCTCCTCCCACCTGTAAACCTTTACTACCTCATCCTAAACCTCCACCACCAGCCTCTCCTCCATGtatggtttcatgccctaaaccACAATCTCCTTCACCTAAGCCATCTCCAAACCATCCAAAGCCTGCATCTAAACCACCACTCATGCCTTTCTATAAAAAAGCCTTGTCCCATCTCCGATGTTCCCAATCAGTTTCTCCAAAGCCTAATCCAATCTCCTCTTCACCTATGGTATGCGCTTATGAGCCAACATCAGATCCTCCCTTCCCTGCTACAGATGATTTTGATCATCCAGCAGAAAGGACACGTTATGTTTGGAGAAGCAAAGATCCCTCTGGTCTTCAGACTGATGGTACGTCCAAACGTGGCTCAGCAGCAGAAGCAGCTCTAAATTGGCAAGATGAAAATGCAGCTCAGCAGAATCGTGCTTTGCAAAAGATCTTGCATAATCAGCAGCAGCTCGCAGCTATTGTGCAAAAACAAAGCCCAGTCATTCCTATGTTAGAAGCTCGTATCGCAGTAGTTGAAAAGGAATTATATGTCATTGCTACAACAGTTCGTGATTCCAATCTTCTCTTGCAAAAGGAAATGGAAAGAAAGAATTTAAAGGCTCAGCTCTATTCGCTCAAGAATCCGCCTCACCCTGCTTTCTCTCTTTTTGATGATAACCCATTATTACCTCGACAGAATCCGCTACCTGCTCAACCTCCACCCTTTATGCCATCCTCAGTCCCTATTGTCCCATGGGCTTCTCCTCCTCCATCTTACAGCCAGCCGTTACCTCCACCTCCTCAACCCTCAGCCTCACAATCTTTTTCACCTACTCCACCCTCTCAACCAGCCTCACACCCCTCT TTAAATCCTATTGCTTCCTTCCTTCGCAGTCGTGCTTTGATTCCGTCAAGCGATGACGAGTCATCGGAAGCCTCTTCTCAGACTGAAAGCACTGAATCTACTGTCCCAGATCAACTTATGCAGCAGCCTACTCCACAGCCTCCACAAGCTGATCCTCATGTTGATGAAGCTGCTAGTGATGTTGATGAAGACAGACCTGCTCCTCCTCATCATGCTCCTCGTGTTGTTGCTCCAGAAAGTGATCACAAGAAATTGTTTACTCTTGATGATCTTTCGCCTCATGAATGGCAACAGTGA